In Drosophila willistoni isolate 14030-0811.24 chromosome XR unlocalized genomic scaffold, UCI_dwil_1.1 Seg41, whole genome shotgun sequence, the following are encoded in one genomic region:
- the LOC6643066 gene encoding uncharacterized protein LOC6643066 isoform X1: protein MGDLQATIEFSVELHKFFNVDLFQRGLYQVRCGLRVSPRLPVQVETSIPDANVTNAGKLNGNANGPDHVISSDSSERGGVGGGLGGGGSEQMSLGEVSSSSGLPGSCTSASIINGSGASRIFQILYRNEEVPLRDVIHFRSHLLVDSRHLKESIERAEFSLQLELWFGEQNGTSNLSLASTRNLQLNFHPGRGLHYHLPVLFDYFHLAAISVGIHASLVALHQPYIKPKGVNITGGGVASLLHSSPATSLNFHQPWRIQLLRRLIQQKKSMFSYMKFCAPRSSKPWSAGKLSCRGNTSPGPLEAVFFGPQIGGTTKCSGGPAGRLLQSRQIHHEICCLLLGAIEQLKATLNEFSTVLPPSINSQIGSPPLRENDTGERLQQLMDQAKLLEQEEDFAIRANSDIAQLCAESIFWWRRVLLASRSSTAVHTLLARKHHILRVRRFAEGFFVLEQPRHAAAAGNGAGGGQDQTNSSSTTGHCQSYGAIAELARRSRYLQSLPPLPVHCTPIDGDAASLPLIFEDLYMTSAGSGYARRRSGSDPQLEDATTNGVSSLKKKVDKTHSSSSLNGTKDCLACHFDYDYPQTNGTGPAHPHAKCVVTPRFALGGEVLQASLTITPSKETAANTVLRHNLSRHSVTGLLEDLGLDSSVPAARHSKSLDQLDGCEALPTILPPTHNTLPRLQADDLMKNICEFRQRYGKLDYLHEIKLLNPPKHQTQSHPQAQQQPHQQQQHQYHQQPTAYNSLPKSMVPPRSSYPPPPPSQHTTMPRSNSSQIPRAVEIARVRVSDIKEMLRQGQLRKESSSSESDMLQKLQILSSSSVPFRLDAGGLITGGVGANGGAGGAGGGICGGGGGGGTAVNSTNNTTSSDPNTSGFSESLPNLAPPAEFDSDSQPRRQRSNSTSSLSEESGWVSSRRSSLAVSSPDTITSTGQMKQRHHTQLNLGMGMAMETRLNGEQLRLRLQKLLEQQQQQPHKTRKRTGTGNGTGPGPGTSSQSRTPARQQDMHKKVSSVTVTIKRERSRFQLDRLRHLPNGESTEMEEMEPPPRRNRHRTATKCPEKSKSDFDISSLKDMCLPPPQQFQDQEQDVLAPPPPDEFRDPPPEPAPAVDAPTSASVSVAPLAGVSASVPIPAARHCQVPPPPPPLKERQPIGAIDNPVYHIYESLRPISTPAIFTNKPVLKSHSLAELKRPLNHHCVTHSGLNGHSHQNGVEPDADENKENSNGPPVKGKQGQASSNSNSTSKSKHRKSQSVQESMPSISLMEFEKCREEFRKQIKYQGSIYSDYIQLASELPYFYISDEYRAFSPNGMHLVICVHGLDGNSADLRLVRTYLELGLPGVNLEFLMSERNQGDTFSDFDTMTDRLVTEILYHIDSCALNPARISFVAHSLGTIIVRSALARPQMRPLLPRLHTFLSLSGPHLGTLYNTSGLVNMGMWFMQKWKKSGSLLQLCMRDTTDMRNSFLYRLSQRSTLHHFKNILLCGSSQDRYVPAHSARLELCKAAMRDNSSLGTIYREMVHNVIAPVLARPELTLARFDVHHALPHTANTLIGRAAHIAVLDSELFIEKFMLIAGLKYFS, encoded by the exons ATGGGTGACCTGCAAGCCACAATTGAATTTTCTGTGGAATTGCACAAGTTCTTCAATGTGGACTTGTTTCAACGTGG ACTGTATCAAGTGCGCTGTGGGCTGCGTGTTTCGCCTCGTCTACCTGTCCAGGTGGAGACAAGCATTCCGGATGCCAATGTAACCAATGCCGGCAAACTGAATGGAAATGCAAATGGACCCGACCATGTCATCAGCAGCGATAGCAGCGAAAGAGGCGGTGTTGGCGGCGGCCTGGGGGGCGGTGGAAGTGAACAAATGTCACTGGGCGAGGTATCATCATCGTCAGGACTGCCAGGTAGCTGTACATCCGCCTCTATTATCAATGGTAGCGGCGCCTCACGTATCTTTCAGATACTCTATCGCAACGAGGAAGTGCCCCTTCGTGATGTCATACACTTTCGCAGCCATTTGCTAG TGGACAGTCGCCATCTGAAGGAGTCAATCGAACGGGCAGAATTCTCATTGCAACTGGAACTTTGGTTTGGGGAACAGAACGGCACCAGCAACTTGTCACTGGCCTCCACACGAAATCTCCAGTTGAATTTCCATCCTGGACGTGGACTTCATTATCATTTGCCAGTGCTCTTTGACTATTTCCATTTGGCGGCCATCAGTGTGGGAATACATGCCAGTCTGGTGGCCCTGCATCAGCCGTATATCAA ACCAAAAGGCGTTAACATCACGGGCGGAGGCGTGGCAAGTTTATTACACTCCTCGCCAGCAACATCTCTGAACTTTCATCAGCCATGGCGCATTCAGTTATTACGCCGATTGATTCAACAAAA GAAAAGCATGTTCTCATATATGAAATTCTG TGCACCACGTAGCTCTAAGCCTTGGAGTGCCGGGAAGTTGAGTTGTCGTGGCAATACATCACCTGGACCATTGGAGGCGGTATTCTTTGGCCCACAAATTGGCGGCACAACGAAATGTAGTGGCGGGCCAGCGGGACGTTTATTGCAGTCGCGTCAAATTCATCATGAGATctgttgcctacttttgggGGCCATTGAGCAACTGAAAGCCACACTGAATGAGTTCAGTACGGTGCTGCCGCCAAGTATAAATTCACAAATTGGCTCGCCGCCACTGCGAGAGAACGATACGGGCGAGCGGCTGCAGCAATTGATGGATCAAGCCAAATTGCTGGAACAGGAAGAAGACTTTGCCATACGTGCCAATTCTGATATTGCCCAACTTTGTGCTGAAAGCATTTTCTGGTGGCGTCGTGTCCTGCTGGCCTCGCGGTCCTCAACAGCAGTGCATACGCTGTTGGCCCGAAAGCATCACATTCTGCGTGTCCGACGCTTTGCCGAAGGTTTCTTTGTGTTGGAACAGCCGCGGCATGCGGCAGCTGCTGGCAATGGAGCTGGCGGGGGACAGGACCAAACAAACAGCTCATCCACGACGGGGCACTGCCAGAGTTATGGGGCTATAGCTGAATTGGCACGACGTAGTCGCTATCTGCAGTCCCTGCCTCCCTTGCCCGTACACTGTACTCCCATTGATGGGGATGCCGCCTCGTTGCCACTGATTTTTGAGGATCTTTATATGACATCAGCCGGCAGTGGCTATGCCCGCCGCCGCTCGGGAAGTGATCCCCAGTTGGAGGATGCCACCACAAATGGCGTCAGCAGTCTTAAGAAGAAGGTTGACAAGACGCACTCAAGCAGCAGTCTGAATGGGACCAAAGATTGTCTTGCCTGCCACTTCGACTACGATTATCCACAGACCAATGGCACGGGTCCAGCTCATCCACATGCCAAATGTGTGGTTACCCCAAGATTTGCATTGGGCGGCGAAGTCCTGCAGGCCAGCTTGACCATAACACCCAGTAAGGAGACGGCAGCGAATACCGTTTTGCGGCACAATTTGTCGAGGCATTCAGTGACGGGACTGCTCGAGGATCTCGGTTTGGATAGCAGTGTGCCAGCGGCAAGGCATAGCAAGTCTCTGGATCAACTTGATGGTTGTGAGGCGCTACCCACAATTCTGCCCCCCACACATAACACCCTACCCCGACTGCAAGCGGATGATCTAATGAAGAATATTTGTGAGTTTCGTCAGCGTTATGGCAAATTGGATTATCTGCATGAGATTAAGCTGCTCAATCCACCCAAGCATCAGACGCAATCACATCCACAGGCACAGCAACAAccacatcagcaacaacagcaccAATATCATCAGCAACCAACTGCCTATAACTCCCTGCCCAAGTCTATGGTGCCACCTAGAAGTTCCTATCCACCACCCCCACCCAGTCAGCACACAACCATGCCCAGAAGCAATTCATCTCAAATTCCGCGAGCTGTGGAAATTGCTCGCGTTCGAGTTTCTGATATTAAGGAGATGTTGAGACAGGGACAATTGAGGAAAGAGTCGAGCAGCTCCGAGAGTGATATGCTGCAGAAACTTCAAATTCTTAGCTCGAGTAGTGTACCCTTTCGTTTGGATGCTGGCGGATTGATAACAGGTGGAGTTGGCGCCAACGGTGGGGCAGGAGGAGCAGGAGGCGGTATCTGTGGCGGAGGCGGAGGCGGAGGCACAGCGGTCAACAGCACTAATAATACCACTAGCAGTGATCCCAATACAAGTGGTTTCTCCGAATCGTTGCCCAATTTGGCACCTCCAGCGGAATTCGATTCGGACTCACAGCCGCGACGACAGCGCAGCAATTCAACATCTTCGCTTAGCGAGGAAAGCGGCTGGGTTAGCAGTAGAAGGAGCTCATTGGCTGTCTCAAGTCCGGATACGATTACCAGTACGGGTCAGATGAAGCAGCGTCATCACACGCAGCTCAATCTGGGCATGGGCATGGCCATGGAAACGCGTCTAAATGGCGAGCAATTGCGTCTGCGATTGCAAAAATTGCtagaacagcagcaacaacagcccCATAAGACCCGTAAGAGAACCGGAACGGGCAACGGAACCGGACCCGGACCAGGTACATCTAGCCAAAGTAGGACACCGGCTCGCCAACAGGACATGCATAAGAAAGTCTCGTCCGTAACGGTAACAATCAAGCGAGAACGTTCCCGCTTCCAGCTAGATCGTTTGCGTCATTTGCCGAACGGTGAGTCCACTGAGATGGAGGAAATGGAGCCACCACCACGACGCAACCGCCATAGAACTGCGACCAAGTGTCCCGAGAAATCCAAATCCGATTTTGATATCAGCAGCCTCAAGGATATGTGTCTGCCGCCACCGCAGCAGTTTCAGGATCAAGAGCAGGACGTATTGGCGCCACCGCCACCCGATGAGTTTCGTGATCCTCCACCAGAACCGGCACCAGCTGTTGATGCACCCACTTCAGCTTCAGTATCAGTTGCACCACTTGCTGGTGTAAGTGCTTCTGTTCCCATTCCTGCTGCAAGACATTGTCAAGTGCCACCACCTCCGCCGCCTCTGAAGGAACGTCAACCAATCGGAGCCATCGATAATCCCGTATATCACATCTATGAATCTCTGCGTCCCATCTCAACGCCGGCCATTTTCACCAATAAGCCAGTACTGAAATCGCATAGTCTGGCAGAGCTTAAGCGACCCCTCAATCATCATTGTGTGACGCACTCTGGCCTCAATGGTCATTCCCATCAAAATGGGGTGGAACCCGATGCAGATGAGAACAAGGAGAATTCGAATGGTCCACCGGTTAAGGGCAAACAAGGACAGGCGAGTTCCAACTCCAATTCCACATCGAAGAGCAAACATCGCAAGTCCCAATCCGTGCAGGAATCCATGCCCAGCATCTCTCTAATGGAATTCGAGAAATGTCGCGAGGAATTCCGTAAACAGATCAAATATCAAGGCTCCATATATTCCGATTATATTCAACTGGCCTCGGAGTTACCCTATTTCTACATAAGCGATGAGTATCGCGCCTTCTCACCCAATGGAATGCACTTGGTCATATGTGTCCATGGCTTGGATGGCAATTCGGCAGATTTGCGATTGGTTAGAACGTACTTAGAACTGGGCTTGCCGGGTGTAAATCTAGAATTTTTAATGTCGGAACGAAATCAGGGGGATACGTTTTCCGATTTTGACACCATGACTGATAG GCTGGTAACCGAAATCCTTTACCATATCGATAGCTGTGCTCTTAATCCGGCTCGCATTTCCTTTGTCGCCCATTCGCTGGGCACGATTATTGTGAGAAGTGCGTTGGCACGTCCTCAGATGCGTCCGCTATTGCCCCGGCTGCACACCTTCCTTTCGTTATCGGGACCACATCTCGGCACACTCTACAATACCAGTGGTTTGGTCAATATGG gcATGTGGTTTAtgcaaaaatggaaaaaatcgGGATCACTGCTTCAGCTCTGTATGCGTGATACCACGGATATGCGTAATAGTTTCCTCTATCGCCTCAGCCAGCGGAGTACTTTGCATCACTTCAAGAATATTCTCCTATGTGGCTCTAGTCAGGATCGGTATGTTCCGGCACATTCGGCACGGCTCGAACTCTGCAAGGCGGCCATGAGGGATAACTCTAGCCTGGGCACAATATACAG GGAAATGGTTCACAATGTAATTGCCCCTGTTTTGGCCCGGCCCGAACTGACTTTGGCCCGCTTCGATGTCCATCATGCCCTGCCCCATACGGCAAACACTTTAATTGGTAGGGCTGCCCATATAGCAGTTTTGGATTCGGAGCTATTCATTGAAAAATTCATGCTAATAGCGGGCCTCAAGTACTTCAGTTAA
- the LOC6643066 gene encoding protein FAM135A isoform X2 → MGDLQATIEFSVELHKFFNVDLFQRGLYQVRCGLRVSPRLPVQVETSIPDANVTNAGKLNGNANGPDHVISSDSSERGGVGGGLGGGGSEQMSLGEVSSSSGLPGSCTSASIINGSGASRIFQILYRNEEVPLRDVIHFRSHLLVDSRHLKESIERAEFSLQLELWFGEQNGTSNLSLASTRNLQLNFHPGRGLHYHLPVLFDYFHLAAISVGIHASLVALHQPYINAPRSSKPWSAGKLSCRGNTSPGPLEAVFFGPQIGGTTKCSGGPAGRLLQSRQIHHEICCLLLGAIEQLKATLNEFSTVLPPSINSQIGSPPLRENDTGERLQQLMDQAKLLEQEEDFAIRANSDIAQLCAESIFWWRRVLLASRSSTAVHTLLARKHHILRVRRFAEGFFVLEQPRHAAAAGNGAGGGQDQTNSSSTTGHCQSYGAIAELARRSRYLQSLPPLPVHCTPIDGDAASLPLIFEDLYMTSAGSGYARRRSGSDPQLEDATTNGVSSLKKKVDKTHSSSSLNGTKDCLACHFDYDYPQTNGTGPAHPHAKCVVTPRFALGGEVLQASLTITPSKETAANTVLRHNLSRHSVTGLLEDLGLDSSVPAARHSKSLDQLDGCEALPTILPPTHNTLPRLQADDLMKNICEFRQRYGKLDYLHEIKLLNPPKHQTQSHPQAQQQPHQQQQHQYHQQPTAYNSLPKSMVPPRSSYPPPPPSQHTTMPRSNSSQIPRAVEIARVRVSDIKEMLRQGQLRKESSSSESDMLQKLQILSSSSVPFRLDAGGLITGGVGANGGAGGAGGGICGGGGGGGTAVNSTNNTTSSDPNTSGFSESLPNLAPPAEFDSDSQPRRQRSNSTSSLSEESGWVSSRRSSLAVSSPDTITSTGQMKQRHHTQLNLGMGMAMETRLNGEQLRLRLQKLLEQQQQQPHKTRKRTGTGNGTGPGPGTSSQSRTPARQQDMHKKVSSVTVTIKRERSRFQLDRLRHLPNGESTEMEEMEPPPRRNRHRTATKCPEKSKSDFDISSLKDMCLPPPQQFQDQEQDVLAPPPPDEFRDPPPEPAPAVDAPTSASVSVAPLAGVSASVPIPAARHCQVPPPPPPLKERQPIGAIDNPVYHIYESLRPISTPAIFTNKPVLKSHSLAELKRPLNHHCVTHSGLNGHSHQNGVEPDADENKENSNGPPVKGKQGQASSNSNSTSKSKHRKSQSVQESMPSISLMEFEKCREEFRKQIKYQGSIYSDYIQLASELPYFYISDEYRAFSPNGMHLVICVHGLDGNSADLRLVRTYLELGLPGVNLEFLMSERNQGDTFSDFDTMTDRLVTEILYHIDSCALNPARISFVAHSLGTIIVRSALARPQMRPLLPRLHTFLSLSGPHLGTLYNTSGLVNMGMWFMQKWKKSGSLLQLCMRDTTDMRNSFLYRLSQRSTLHHFKNILLCGSSQDRYVPAHSARLELCKAAMRDNSSLGTIYREMVHNVIAPVLARPELTLARFDVHHALPHTANTLIGRAAHIAVLDSELFIEKFMLIAGLKYFS, encoded by the exons ATGGGTGACCTGCAAGCCACAATTGAATTTTCTGTGGAATTGCACAAGTTCTTCAATGTGGACTTGTTTCAACGTGG ACTGTATCAAGTGCGCTGTGGGCTGCGTGTTTCGCCTCGTCTACCTGTCCAGGTGGAGACAAGCATTCCGGATGCCAATGTAACCAATGCCGGCAAACTGAATGGAAATGCAAATGGACCCGACCATGTCATCAGCAGCGATAGCAGCGAAAGAGGCGGTGTTGGCGGCGGCCTGGGGGGCGGTGGAAGTGAACAAATGTCACTGGGCGAGGTATCATCATCGTCAGGACTGCCAGGTAGCTGTACATCCGCCTCTATTATCAATGGTAGCGGCGCCTCACGTATCTTTCAGATACTCTATCGCAACGAGGAAGTGCCCCTTCGTGATGTCATACACTTTCGCAGCCATTTGCTAG TGGACAGTCGCCATCTGAAGGAGTCAATCGAACGGGCAGAATTCTCATTGCAACTGGAACTTTGGTTTGGGGAACAGAACGGCACCAGCAACTTGTCACTGGCCTCCACACGAAATCTCCAGTTGAATTTCCATCCTGGACGTGGACTTCATTATCATTTGCCAGTGCTCTTTGACTATTTCCATTTGGCGGCCATCAGTGTGGGAATACATGCCAGTCTGGTGGCCCTGCATCAGCCGTATATCAA TGCACCACGTAGCTCTAAGCCTTGGAGTGCCGGGAAGTTGAGTTGTCGTGGCAATACATCACCTGGACCATTGGAGGCGGTATTCTTTGGCCCACAAATTGGCGGCACAACGAAATGTAGTGGCGGGCCAGCGGGACGTTTATTGCAGTCGCGTCAAATTCATCATGAGATctgttgcctacttttgggGGCCATTGAGCAACTGAAAGCCACACTGAATGAGTTCAGTACGGTGCTGCCGCCAAGTATAAATTCACAAATTGGCTCGCCGCCACTGCGAGAGAACGATACGGGCGAGCGGCTGCAGCAATTGATGGATCAAGCCAAATTGCTGGAACAGGAAGAAGACTTTGCCATACGTGCCAATTCTGATATTGCCCAACTTTGTGCTGAAAGCATTTTCTGGTGGCGTCGTGTCCTGCTGGCCTCGCGGTCCTCAACAGCAGTGCATACGCTGTTGGCCCGAAAGCATCACATTCTGCGTGTCCGACGCTTTGCCGAAGGTTTCTTTGTGTTGGAACAGCCGCGGCATGCGGCAGCTGCTGGCAATGGAGCTGGCGGGGGACAGGACCAAACAAACAGCTCATCCACGACGGGGCACTGCCAGAGTTATGGGGCTATAGCTGAATTGGCACGACGTAGTCGCTATCTGCAGTCCCTGCCTCCCTTGCCCGTACACTGTACTCCCATTGATGGGGATGCCGCCTCGTTGCCACTGATTTTTGAGGATCTTTATATGACATCAGCCGGCAGTGGCTATGCCCGCCGCCGCTCGGGAAGTGATCCCCAGTTGGAGGATGCCACCACAAATGGCGTCAGCAGTCTTAAGAAGAAGGTTGACAAGACGCACTCAAGCAGCAGTCTGAATGGGACCAAAGATTGTCTTGCCTGCCACTTCGACTACGATTATCCACAGACCAATGGCACGGGTCCAGCTCATCCACATGCCAAATGTGTGGTTACCCCAAGATTTGCATTGGGCGGCGAAGTCCTGCAGGCCAGCTTGACCATAACACCCAGTAAGGAGACGGCAGCGAATACCGTTTTGCGGCACAATTTGTCGAGGCATTCAGTGACGGGACTGCTCGAGGATCTCGGTTTGGATAGCAGTGTGCCAGCGGCAAGGCATAGCAAGTCTCTGGATCAACTTGATGGTTGTGAGGCGCTACCCACAATTCTGCCCCCCACACATAACACCCTACCCCGACTGCAAGCGGATGATCTAATGAAGAATATTTGTGAGTTTCGTCAGCGTTATGGCAAATTGGATTATCTGCATGAGATTAAGCTGCTCAATCCACCCAAGCATCAGACGCAATCACATCCACAGGCACAGCAACAAccacatcagcaacaacagcaccAATATCATCAGCAACCAACTGCCTATAACTCCCTGCCCAAGTCTATGGTGCCACCTAGAAGTTCCTATCCACCACCCCCACCCAGTCAGCACACAACCATGCCCAGAAGCAATTCATCTCAAATTCCGCGAGCTGTGGAAATTGCTCGCGTTCGAGTTTCTGATATTAAGGAGATGTTGAGACAGGGACAATTGAGGAAAGAGTCGAGCAGCTCCGAGAGTGATATGCTGCAGAAACTTCAAATTCTTAGCTCGAGTAGTGTACCCTTTCGTTTGGATGCTGGCGGATTGATAACAGGTGGAGTTGGCGCCAACGGTGGGGCAGGAGGAGCAGGAGGCGGTATCTGTGGCGGAGGCGGAGGCGGAGGCACAGCGGTCAACAGCACTAATAATACCACTAGCAGTGATCCCAATACAAGTGGTTTCTCCGAATCGTTGCCCAATTTGGCACCTCCAGCGGAATTCGATTCGGACTCACAGCCGCGACGACAGCGCAGCAATTCAACATCTTCGCTTAGCGAGGAAAGCGGCTGGGTTAGCAGTAGAAGGAGCTCATTGGCTGTCTCAAGTCCGGATACGATTACCAGTACGGGTCAGATGAAGCAGCGTCATCACACGCAGCTCAATCTGGGCATGGGCATGGCCATGGAAACGCGTCTAAATGGCGAGCAATTGCGTCTGCGATTGCAAAAATTGCtagaacagcagcaacaacagcccCATAAGACCCGTAAGAGAACCGGAACGGGCAACGGAACCGGACCCGGACCAGGTACATCTAGCCAAAGTAGGACACCGGCTCGCCAACAGGACATGCATAAGAAAGTCTCGTCCGTAACGGTAACAATCAAGCGAGAACGTTCCCGCTTCCAGCTAGATCGTTTGCGTCATTTGCCGAACGGTGAGTCCACTGAGATGGAGGAAATGGAGCCACCACCACGACGCAACCGCCATAGAACTGCGACCAAGTGTCCCGAGAAATCCAAATCCGATTTTGATATCAGCAGCCTCAAGGATATGTGTCTGCCGCCACCGCAGCAGTTTCAGGATCAAGAGCAGGACGTATTGGCGCCACCGCCACCCGATGAGTTTCGTGATCCTCCACCAGAACCGGCACCAGCTGTTGATGCACCCACTTCAGCTTCAGTATCAGTTGCACCACTTGCTGGTGTAAGTGCTTCTGTTCCCATTCCTGCTGCAAGACATTGTCAAGTGCCACCACCTCCGCCGCCTCTGAAGGAACGTCAACCAATCGGAGCCATCGATAATCCCGTATATCACATCTATGAATCTCTGCGTCCCATCTCAACGCCGGCCATTTTCACCAATAAGCCAGTACTGAAATCGCATAGTCTGGCAGAGCTTAAGCGACCCCTCAATCATCATTGTGTGACGCACTCTGGCCTCAATGGTCATTCCCATCAAAATGGGGTGGAACCCGATGCAGATGAGAACAAGGAGAATTCGAATGGTCCACCGGTTAAGGGCAAACAAGGACAGGCGAGTTCCAACTCCAATTCCACATCGAAGAGCAAACATCGCAAGTCCCAATCCGTGCAGGAATCCATGCCCAGCATCTCTCTAATGGAATTCGAGAAATGTCGCGAGGAATTCCGTAAACAGATCAAATATCAAGGCTCCATATATTCCGATTATATTCAACTGGCCTCGGAGTTACCCTATTTCTACATAAGCGATGAGTATCGCGCCTTCTCACCCAATGGAATGCACTTGGTCATATGTGTCCATGGCTTGGATGGCAATTCGGCAGATTTGCGATTGGTTAGAACGTACTTAGAACTGGGCTTGCCGGGTGTAAATCTAGAATTTTTAATGTCGGAACGAAATCAGGGGGATACGTTTTCCGATTTTGACACCATGACTGATAG GCTGGTAACCGAAATCCTTTACCATATCGATAGCTGTGCTCTTAATCCGGCTCGCATTTCCTTTGTCGCCCATTCGCTGGGCACGATTATTGTGAGAAGTGCGTTGGCACGTCCTCAGATGCGTCCGCTATTGCCCCGGCTGCACACCTTCCTTTCGTTATCGGGACCACATCTCGGCACACTCTACAATACCAGTGGTTTGGTCAATATGG gcATGTGGTTTAtgcaaaaatggaaaaaatcgGGATCACTGCTTCAGCTCTGTATGCGTGATACCACGGATATGCGTAATAGTTTCCTCTATCGCCTCAGCCAGCGGAGTACTTTGCATCACTTCAAGAATATTCTCCTATGTGGCTCTAGTCAGGATCGGTATGTTCCGGCACATTCGGCACGGCTCGAACTCTGCAAGGCGGCCATGAGGGATAACTCTAGCCTGGGCACAATATACAG GGAAATGGTTCACAATGTAATTGCCCCTGTTTTGGCCCGGCCCGAACTGACTTTGGCCCGCTTCGATGTCCATCATGCCCTGCCCCATACGGCAAACACTTTAATTGGTAGGGCTGCCCATATAGCAGTTTTGGATTCGGAGCTATTCATTGAAAAATTCATGCTAATAGCGGGCCTCAAGTACTTCAGTTAA